A section of the Hemitrygon akajei chromosome 8, sHemAka1.3, whole genome shotgun sequence genome encodes:
- the LOC140731455 gene encoding uncharacterized protein: MAQFYFTGICATTNTGCFGNSAPPCGLNPPPYSEASPPYPTKPQCDGMNATFGYQTNYQPYPQGPSCMPHMPYPNTPQLACVSPQYSNCQRVPAALSMARTIQNVAAPSPMLPPYVNQQSFVSSCVVAQQRPLAPYMANQQVSSTFMVHTGSGVAVSNIASGYPASTRQPTKSLTKEIASAVLTKIIEHESKPKPKYKGNQLTVITRGGSTIIYK, translated from the exons ATGGCACAGTTTTACTTCACAG GTATTTGTGCTACAACAAACACTGGATGCTTTGGGAACTCTGCTCCCCCGTGTGGTCTGAACCCACCACCTTACTCTGAG GCTTCTCCCCCTTATCCCACTAAACCCCAGTGTGATGGAATGAATGCTACTTTTGGATATCAGACCAACTACCAACCATACCCACAAGGGCCATCATGCATGCCACATATGCCATATCCAAACACACCTCAGCTTGCTTGTGTCTCTCCCCAGTATAGTAACTGCCAAAGAGTTCCTGCTGCTCTGTCAATGGCCCGTACCATCCAAAATGTTGCAGCTCCTTCTCCAATGCTGCCTCCCTATGTTAACCAGCAGTCCTTTGTGTCATCATGCGTGGTCGCCCAGCAACGTCCTTTAGCACCATATATGGCCAACCAACAGGTTTCCTCAACATTCATGGTGCACACTGGCAGTGGTGTAGCAGTGAGTAATATTGCCAGTGGTTACCCAGCCAGTACCAGACAACCTACAAAAAGCCTAACCAAAGAAATTGCATCTGCTGTCTTGACTAAAATTATAGAGCATGAATCCAAACCAAAACCAAAATATAAG GGTAATCAACTAACCGTTATAACCAGAGGAGGCAGTACAATCATATACAAGTAG